The window TCGTATGATGAAGGTGAGTGACAACCTCTATGCTGAGTCTATGTTCTATCAGTTGGCTGCTAATGGTGGCACACGATGGGCAAGTGCAAAGACTGCTCGCCAGTATGAGAACGCACTCTTCAGTCGTATCGGTCTGAATCCTCGTGATTACAATGTTGCTGACGGTTCTGGTTTGTCATTATACAATTATGTCAGTGCCGAACTTGAAACAAAACTCTTGCGCTACGCTTATCAGCGTTCTGATATCTATGGTGCCTATCTTGAAGCACAGCCGATAGCTGGTGTAGACGGAACTTTGAGGAGCCGAATGCGTGGTACGGCAGCAGCTGGCAACGTACGTGCAAAGACTGGTACGGTGAAGGGTGTCAGCTCGTTGGCGGGTTATCTCACTGCTTCCAACGGTCATCTGCTCTGTTTCTCTATTATTAATAATGGTGGACTCAGCAATGGACCAATGCGCAATTTCCAAAACAAGATTTGTGTGGCGTTGTGTCAATAAGGCTTATTAGCCCAATTTGGCTTATTTGCCTTATTAGCCCAATTAGCCTATAGCCCAATAACCCTTTAAAAAGAAAAGAAATTATGATACCAAAGCTTCCTCATCATCTCCTTGAAGATGTCCTTGAAGAGATAAGAATATTTGTCGAGAACATTATTGAGTCAATCGGTGTACATGGTCATACCGTTCCTGTAATGCGTCATGTCTTATTGACTTTAGTAGCAATCTTATTGGCTTTCATTGCCGAACGAATCTGTAAATACTTATTCGTACCTCTCGTTCTTCGTATGGTAAAGCGTACGCAAGCCCGATGGGATGATGTAGTCCTTGATCATCAAGTGCTGCGCACAGCTTGCCACATTGTCCCTGCCTTGGTGATATGGCAGTTGATGCCGCTTGTCTTCTATCAGTACCATGTCGTACAGGTGGCTTTGACACGAATAACTGCCGTCTATCTTACCGTAGCAACGACGCGACTTGTGACGAAACTCATCGACCGTCTTCGCTATCTTAATACGAAACCCGGTGACTCGACGAGTCTTTATCTTAAGTCTTTCTGTGGCGTGTTGAAGATTCTTGCTATCTTTATTGCTGTGATTGTGGTGGTTGGAATCCTTATTAATCGTAGTCCGATGACGTTGTTGGCAGGCTTAGGAGCAACCTCTGCCGTTCTTATGTTAGTCTTTAAAGACACGATTGATGGCCTTGTTGCTGGTGTTCGTCTGACGAGTAACGAGATGATTCATATTGGTGATCATATTGCTTTGCCTGGAGGCTTCGTAGATGGAACGGTTATTGATATCACACTCACAACTGTGAAGATACGTCAGGGCGATAATACGATTACCACCGTACCGCCTCTTACATTAGTTAATGGAATGTTCCAGAACTGGAAGGGATTGGATGATGTAGAGGGACAGAGGGTTAAGAAGATGATTTACTTTGATGTGCGCAGCATTCGTATTGCTGACGATGGACTCAAGCAGCAACTTATCGAAAAGGGACTTGCTAAGGCGGACGACCTGAAGGGTGAGGTTGTGACGACCGCTCTTTTCCGTCGTTATATGGAGCATTACCTTGCTAAGCGTGAGGATGTCAATGCACAGATGCCCCTCCTCGTACGTCAATTGGAGGCGACACAGGCTGGTGTCCCTATGGAACTTTACTTCTTCCTGCGTCAGAAAGACTGGATTCCTTACGAGCATGCCATGGCAGACATCCTCGAACATGTCTATGCCTATGCCAACGAGTTCGGCTTGAAGGTCTATGCACAGACCCCTGTGCAGTAAAAGAGTCGGTAGAGGAGTTTCGTTTAAACCCTCAACACAATATGTGCGGAGCATCAACACGACATGTGCGGATGCTCCGCACATATCGTGCGAAGGCTTAGCTCCATTCTTTAGGTTGCTTGGCTAAACTCCAAAGAAGTTTGAATTCAAGTAGAGGAATTGGGTCATAATTTATGTGTTTGTAGCTACCTTGTTATGCTGAGGGCAGATGTTACGTAACAATTGTAGCTTGATAAGACAATTCCGTATCATTAAAACAATAGTAAATCTACCGTCTTGTTAGCCTAACTGACAAACCGTCGTTTGTCCTCTGATTTGTCTTTGGAGGAAAGGAGCAGGTGGTGAGTCATAGGATATAATTCCTTAATAAAAGCAGTTTCTTTATCGTTTGCAGACTTATATGCCTTTTCATTATTGCTGACTTCTTTTCTAAAGCGGTTAGTGTTTAAATCTATTTTGTATATATTTACATTGTCAGCTTCTGCACTTTCTTCGTCATAAGTCAGCATAACAGTCCATATCTTGCGTTGGTTAATATTGATGTAATATATCTGTTCATAACAAGAAAGTGTATTGGCATTATTATAATATTCATAGCACAGAATTGAATCAGAAACCAAGTTGTTTACAGAAAGCAGGGCATAGGCTCTTATATGTTCTTCCGTACTATTCTTTTTCTTATAAATTTTGAGTGATAGTTGATGCGTCTTATCTAATTTCAAAACCGAACCCGATTCTTTGGAAAGTGAACTGTAGTAATCTGTTGTCAGTTTTTCAAGTATACACCCTTCCTTTCCTGTTGCACAAGAGGTGTTTACTTGATTGGAAAAAGCACTATTAGCGACAATACTATCACCAAGTAAAAATACATTATTAGAAGATTTAACGATTAAATTCTGACAAGGTTGAGACAGAACTTTCTGCTTACAAGAAATTAATAAAAGTATTAAAATAGACAGAGTGACAATCTTTACAACAGCCTCATTAAAACCAGAATGCAAATGAGAATTATGCAATGTTCCTTTTCTTTCTTGGATTGCATCACTAAATACCTTTTTATTTCTACCTGTTATTTGTTTATTGAAGCCAAATTTTTTCATTGCTGTAATAAATAATTGTTCATCTTTATCGTTTAAGTAAACTGTATTATAAAAAACAATGGTGAAGTTATCGCCTCGTTTGTCCGAACAATAAGATAATCGGATTTAAAGAGCAAGGAAACATATCAGTATAATGCCAATATCTAATACTAAAATAGTTGCATATACTATTCGCAAGAAAGCAGATGATGTCTTTTTATATTCATGTTTTAGCAGTAGCCAAGAAAGCGCAAACAAGAGTATACTTACCAAATAATACAATAAATATTGAATGAAAGATGGATGATAGACTTCTGTATCTCCTCTTTCAATAGACTCCTCTACATCAAACCATACTCCCTGCATAATGCCCAAAACTGCAAGGATAATAACTGGACTTATTATTGACAGGATTTTTAGTAGGATGCTTTCATTATTGTTATTTTATATTTTGGGGTGTAATTCACCCAATGAGCAGTCCGAAACATTGGTTGAGTAGCCTGACATCATAGCTATGTCCGTTAAGTGTTAGTAGTGCGATTGAAGGCATAGAGTTCTATTTTTAGTTCTTTGCAAATATAATGTTTTCTTACAGAAATACAAAGAAATGGAGACACAATTTATGGGATAAGTCCTTTCAATCCAAAGGTTACATACTTCTTTGTCATTTTTTATATCAACCTGTCCGTACTCCTTGTAATCATGTGGCAAAGACTAAAGTTCAAAATTCAAAGTTTTCAAGTGAAGGAATTGGAAAATAATTTGTATATTTGTAGTCGCCTTGTACTGCAGAGGACGGGCGTTACCTATAATCCGTAAACTGATAACGATGATAACTGGCGAGATAAAAACCAAGATTGACCAGATATGGGACACCTTCCATGTCTCTGGTATCACCAATCCTATTACTGTTTTAGAGCAAATGACCTATATCTTCTTTATGAAGATGCTTGACGACAAGCAGCTACAAGAGGAAGATATGGCACGCGACTTTGATACCGAAGTAAAGAATCCTACCTTCCTTGTTGGGCAGAACTGGCTGAACCCTGTCACTGAACAAGAGGTGCCCTATGAGAGTATGCGCTGGTCGGTATTTCGCCATACGGGTCCTGAAAACATGTTTCAGATGGTTCGTCAGAATGTCTTTGAGTTTATCAAGACAATCGGAACAGGTGAGGAGAGTGCCTACAGCAGGTATATGCAGTCGGCTACCTTCCTTATCTCTGATGCTCGTACACTGACAAAGGTGGTCGATGGGGTCGATGCACTCGACATGAACAATCGTGATGCGATGGGCGATGTCTATGAGTATATCCTCGGTAAGATGGCTGCTTCGGGCACTAACGGACAGTTTCGTACACCTCGCCACATCATTCGTATGATTGTCGATATGATGCAGCCGACGCCTAACGACTTTATCTGCGACCCTGCGATGGGTAGTGCTGGCTTCTTGGTGGAGGCAGTGAAGTATATCAAGGAGCATCACGAGCGGGCACTCTATACGGCAGAATCGGTGAAGCATATCAAGTCTTCGCTCGTCAATGGCTACGATACCGACCCCACGATGCTGCGTATCGGAGCAATGAACCTCCTCTTACATGACATCACAGCACCTGAATTGGCACGTCGTGACTCCCTTTCTGAGCAGAACAATGACGAGTCTTGCTACACACTCATCCTTGCTAACCCACCGTTTGCGGGTAGTCTTGACAAGGGAAACGTAAACAAGAAGATTCTTGCCTACGCTGATACGAAGAAGACAGAGCTACTCTTTCTTGCCCAGTTCGTACGTTCGTTGGAGGTGGGTGGACGTTGTGCGAGCATCGTTCCAGATGGTGTTCTCTTTGGAACGTCCAAGGCACACATCGCTATGCGTAAGGAACTGGTCGACAATCAGCAGTTAGTGGCAGTCGTCTCTATGCCGAGTGGTGTCTTCAAACCCTACGCTGGTGTTAGTACGGCAGTACTTGTCTTCACGAAGACGAACAGTGGTGGAACGGATAAGGTATGGTTCTATGATATGCAGGCAGACGGTTTTTCGCTCGACGACAAGCGTTCGCCAATAGCCGAGAATGACATCCCTGATGTTGTCAACCGCTTTCATCATCTTGCTGATGAGGCAGGTCGCAGCCGTAGAGAACAGAGTTTTATGGTACCTGTTGCCGAGATTCGTGCAAACGATTACGACCTCTCTATCAATAAGTATAAGGAGGTAGAGCGTGAGAGAGTAACCTACGAACCTGTTAGCGACATCCTTTCTCGTCTGAAAGCTAATGAAACAGCTTATCTAAGTGGCTATAACGAACTCACTGAAATGTTGGAGGAGGGAGTGAATGAATAATCAACTGACATTTACAAGGGTATATTCTCTTGGCTGCGAGGGGGTAGGCAAGGGGATTGCTATGCAGTGGTTTGAACGGAATCAAACTTGTTTCATGCTGCAAAAGGAGGTGTGCGTATGAGAGAAGGATGGGAGTATAAGAAATTCGAAAACTGTATAGTTAAGAGCCCAAAGCTAAAACAAGTAAAAAAGGAAGCGTATAATAACGGTAGTCAATATCCTATAATTTCACAAGAAGAAAAGTTTATTTCGGGCTATTGTGATGATGAAAGTATAGTTTGTCATATTGATAGACCAATAGTAGTTTTTGGTGATCATACAAGAGTTCTTAAGTACATAGATTTTGAC is drawn from Prevotella melaninogenica and contains these coding sequences:
- a CDS encoding mechanosensitive ion channel family protein, coding for MIPKLPHHLLEDVLEEIRIFVENIIESIGVHGHTVPVMRHVLLTLVAILLAFIAERICKYLFVPLVLRMVKRTQARWDDVVLDHQVLRTACHIVPALVIWQLMPLVFYQYHVVQVALTRITAVYLTVATTRLVTKLIDRLRYLNTKPGDSTSLYLKSFCGVLKILAIFIAVIVVVGILINRSPMTLLAGLGATSAVLMLVFKDTIDGLVAGVRLTSNEMIHIGDHIALPGGFVDGTVIDITLTTVKIRQGDNTITTVPPLTLVNGMFQNWKGLDDVEGQRVKKMIYFDVRSIRIADDGLKQQLIEKGLAKADDLKGEVVTTALFRRYMEHYLAKREDVNAQMPLLVRQLEATQAGVPMELYFFLRQKDWIPYEHAMADILEHVYAYANEFGLKVYAQTPVQ
- a CDS encoding N-6 DNA methylase: MITGEIKTKIDQIWDTFHVSGITNPITVLEQMTYIFFMKMLDDKQLQEEDMARDFDTEVKNPTFLVGQNWLNPVTEQEVPYESMRWSVFRHTGPENMFQMVRQNVFEFIKTIGTGEESAYSRYMQSATFLISDARTLTKVVDGVDALDMNNRDAMGDVYEYILGKMAASGTNGQFRTPRHIIRMIVDMMQPTPNDFICDPAMGSAGFLVEAVKYIKEHHERALYTAESVKHIKSSLVNGYDTDPTMLRIGAMNLLLHDITAPELARRDSLSEQNNDESCYTLILANPPFAGSLDKGNVNKKILAYADTKKTELLFLAQFVRSLEVGGRCASIVPDGVLFGTSKAHIAMRKELVDNQQLVAVVSMPSGVFKPYAGVSTAVLVFTKTNSGGTDKVWFYDMQADGFSLDDKRSPIAENDIPDVVNRFHHLADEAGRSRREQSFMVPVAEIRANDYDLSINKYKEVERERVTYEPVSDILSRLKANETAYLSGYNELTEMLEEGVNE